In Dehalococcoidia bacterium, the DNA window TCGACCAGTCGGACTTCTACCTTGAGGGCAACGGCATCATCTTCGAGATCATGGGTGAGCTACACGCCAAGGGCATCCCACCCGATGCCGTCGCGGTCTCGACCGAACTCAAGGCCCGCGGTCTGCTCGATAAAGCGG includes these proteins:
- a CDS encoding DnaB-like helicase N-terminal domain-containing protein; its protein translation is MPPQNTDLELAVLGGIMLEPKAAYPIAASILDQSDFYLEGNGIIFEIMGELHAKGIPPDAVAVSTELKARGLLDKA